In Acidimicrobiales bacterium, one genomic interval encodes:
- a CDS encoding carboxypeptidase regulatory-like domain-containing protein translates to MLFPRPPVALLASMVVVVGVSAGSPAPAMAAGATATITGRVTAEADNQPIAGLYVIISQSDPSDGTAVQTDADGKYELTIPVNPGNYFIYFTEASYNPLYASEWWNDAGRRADATPVPVTAGATTANIDARLAVDRQPDLTVRQGRFGAEVGLGTINSTGQGQTRRASVGRGGSVSYVVSAINTGRVPQSLRLTGTTTTADFRVRYTVGGTDVTRQVTLGEYVTPELEVGYATDLKVTVTARSGSVRGDVAKVRVTARSDAPPNQSDTVKAVTTRT, encoded by the coding sequence ATGCTGTTCCCCCGACCTCCCGTCGCCCTGCTCGCCTCGATGGTGGTGGTCGTCGGCGTCAGTGCTGGATCGCCGGCGCCCGCGATGGCGGCCGGGGCCACCGCGACCATCACCGGCCGGGTGACCGCCGAGGCCGACAACCAGCCCATCGCGGGGCTCTACGTGATCATCTCGCAGAGCGACCCGTCGGACGGGACGGCGGTCCAGACCGACGCCGACGGCAAGTACGAGCTGACCATCCCCGTCAACCCGGGGAACTACTTCATCTACTTCACCGAGGCGTCCTACAACCCGTTGTACGCGAGCGAGTGGTGGAACGACGCCGGTCGCCGTGCGGACGCGACGCCGGTGCCGGTCACGGCGGGGGCGACCACGGCGAACATCGACGCCCGCCTCGCCGTGGACCGTCAGCCCGACCTCACCGTGCGCCAGGGCCGCTTCGGCGCGGAGGTCGGCCTCGGCACGATCAACTCGACCGGCCAGGGCCAGACCCGGAGGGCCAGCGTCGGGCGCGGCGGCTCCGTCAGCTACGTCGTTTCGGCCATCAACACGGGCAGGGTCCCCCAGTCGCTCAGGCTGACGGGAACGACGACGACCGCCGACTTCCGCGTCCGCTACACCGTCGGCGGCACGGACGTGACCAGGCAGGTGACCCTCGGCGAGTACGTGACGCCGGAGCTCGAGGTCGGATACGCGACGGACCTGAAGGTGACGGTCACGGCCCGCAGTGGTTCGGTGCGCGGCGACGTCGCCAAGGTGCGCGTGACCGCCCGGTCCGACGCGCCACCGAACCAGAGCGACACCGTCAAGGCCGTGACCACCCGGACCTGA
- a CDS encoding aldehyde dehydrogenase, translating to MDTTRAGTPTGLLIAGEWRDGTSDAVVAVENPADTTIVAEVAGASAADVDAAVAAAVEAGPALARLTEFERAELLHAVADLLDERAEALAVQMTAESGKPLVAETRDELVESADIFRLAAEETKRLETHVMPSIERTKRVFTHRKPVGVYALLTPFNFPMNIPAELLAAALGGGNTVVMKPSESTPLSGAALAQAVVDAGFPAGAVNVVHGRGDVGAALTTHAGVDGIGFVGSADTAEAIVRAAGLKRTLIEASGNGPQIVCDDADLARAAEAAVFGATFVAGQCCVATERLFVQESVHDEFLSLLLAAAAEPVLGDPMADDTAYGPVNNETVAARMDAHVADAVAAGAGVLTGGERATGFASDLYWPLTALDGVTPTMAAFREETFGPILPITTFADDNEAVRLANDSHLGLQAAVFTSSLSRAYRYIDDLRVGTVLVNESTNFWEQHPPFGGAGGTRTGWGRIGGKYTLHDMTDLRTAVIDVR from the coding sequence ATGGACACCACGAGGGCGGGGACGCCGACGGGACTGCTGATCGCCGGCGAGTGGCGGGACGGGACGAGCGACGCCGTCGTCGCGGTCGAGAACCCGGCCGACACCACGATCGTGGCCGAGGTGGCCGGCGCCTCGGCCGCCGACGTCGATGCCGCCGTGGCCGCGGCCGTCGAGGCGGGGCCGGCGCTGGCCCGCCTCACCGAGTTCGAGCGGGCCGAGCTGCTCCACGCCGTCGCCGACCTCCTCGACGAGCGGGCCGAGGCCCTCGCCGTCCAGATGACCGCCGAGTCGGGCAAGCCCCTCGTCGCCGAGACCCGGGACGAGCTGGTCGAGTCGGCCGACATCTTCCGGCTCGCCGCCGAGGAGACCAAGCGCCTCGAGACCCACGTGATGCCGAGCATCGAGCGCACCAAGCGGGTGTTCACCCACCGCAAGCCGGTCGGGGTCTACGCCCTGCTGACGCCGTTCAACTTCCCCATGAACATCCCCGCCGAGCTGCTGGCGGCGGCGCTGGGCGGCGGCAACACCGTGGTGATGAAGCCCAGCGAGTCCACGCCGCTGTCGGGGGCGGCCCTCGCCCAGGCCGTCGTGGACGCCGGCTTCCCCGCCGGCGCGGTCAACGTCGTCCACGGCCGGGGCGACGTCGGCGCCGCCCTCACCACCCACGCCGGCGTGGACGGCATCGGCTTCGTGGGCTCGGCCGACACCGCCGAGGCCATCGTTCGGGCGGCGGGCCTCAAGCGCACCCTGATCGAGGCGTCGGGCAACGGCCCCCAGATCGTATGCGACGACGCCGACCTGGCCCGCGCCGCCGAAGCCGCCGTGTTCGGCGCCACCTTCGTGGCCGGCCAGTGCTGCGTCGCCACCGAGCGCCTGTTCGTGCAGGAGTCGGTGCACGACGAGTTCCTCTCGCTCCTGCTCGCCGCCGCCGCCGAGCCCGTCCTCGGCGACCCCATGGCCGACGACACCGCCTACGGCCCGGTCAACAACGAGACCGTCGCCGCCCGCATGGACGCCCACGTCGCCGACGCCGTGGCGGCCGGTGCCGGGGTCCTCACCGGCGGTGAACGGGCGACCGGCTTCGCCAGCGACCTCTACTGGCCCCTCACCGCGCTCGACGGCGTGACCCCGACCATGGCCGCCTTCCGGGAGGAGACCTTCGGGCCCATCCTGCCCATCACCACCTTCGCCGACGACAACGAGGCCGTCCGCCTCGCCAACGACTCCCACCTCGGCCTCCAAGCGGCGGTGTTCACCTCGTCGCTGAGCCGGGCGTACCGCTACATCGACGACCTGCGCGTCGGCACCGTCCTGGTGAACGAGTCGACCAACTTCTGGGAGCAGCACCCGCCCTTCGGCGGCGCCGGCGGCACCAGGACCGGCTGGGGCCGCATCGGCGGCAAGTACACCCTCCACGACATGACCGACCTGCGCACAGCGGTCATCGACGTGCGGTAA
- a CDS encoding DUF86 domain-containing protein: MRDRSGARRARSTRPGGRARAWLALERIVEIAGEAASQIDDETRAAHPRVAWRELAATRTILAHAYHRVDRGLLWDIAERDLPQVAEALGHPRPTTARTTMAPRDLASELVIEWTAVVGRSRR, from the coding sequence GTGCGTGACCGCAGCGGAGCTCGTCGAGCGCGGTCGACCCGCCCTGGAGGCCGAGCCCGTGCTTGGCTCGCTCTGGAACGGATCGTCGAGATCGCCGGTGAGGCTGCCAGCCAGATCGACGACGAGACCCGAGCCGCCCATCCACGGGTTGCGTGGCGGGAGCTGGCTGCGACCCGGACGATCCTCGCTCACGCCTATCACCGGGTCGACCGTGGCCTGCTCTGGGACATCGCTGAACGAGACCTTCCTCAGGTCGCGGAGGCGCTAGGGCACCCACGACCGACGACGGCTCGGACCACGATGGCACCTCGTGACCTCGCCAGTGAGCTCGTGATCGAATGGACCGCAGTGGTCGGCCGCAGTCGCCGGTGA
- a CDS encoding nucleotidyltransferase domain-containing protein produces MAESQRPLRALVETHRHEIKAAVARHRGASATVFGSVARGDESPQSDVDFLVEFQPGASLFDLARLELELQELLGVGVDVVSAGSLLPEDEDVRAQAVAL; encoded by the coding sequence ATGGCCGAGTCGCAGCGCCCGCTGCGGGCGCTCGTCGAGACGCACCGCCACGAGATCAAGGCGGCGGTGGCGCGCCACCGGGGCGCCTCCGCGACGGTCTTCGGCTCGGTCGCGCGGGGCGATGAGTCACCGCAGAGCGATGTGGACTTCCTCGTCGAGTTCCAACCGGGCGCCTCGCTGTTCGACTTGGCCAGGCTGGAGCTCGAGCTGCAGGAGCTGCTCGGCGTCGGGGTGGACGTCGTTTCCGCGGGCAGCCTGCTGCCAGAAGACGAGGACGTACGCGCCCAGGCCGTCGCCTTGTGA
- a CDS encoding type II toxin-antitoxin system VapC family toxin, with protein MASPNRPERGLLDTSVVIDLEHVPVSSLPLEVAISAITLAELTAGPHATDDPRERSRRQDRLQRTEAAFDPLPFGADAARAYGRVFSAVMNAGRKPRGARAVDLLIAATAVAEGLPLFTRNPDDFRALDDLIEIHAV; from the coding sequence GTGGCTAGCCCCAACCGACCTGAACGGGGGCTCCTTGACACGTCGGTGGTCATCGATCTCGAACACGTGCCCGTCAGCTCTCTGCCGCTCGAGGTTGCCATCAGCGCCATCACGCTCGCCGAGCTCACCGCCGGCCCACACGCCACCGACGACCCCAGAGAACGCAGCCGACGCCAAGACCGGCTGCAACGAACCGAGGCCGCCTTCGACCCGCTGCCCTTCGGCGCGGACGCGGCCCGCGCCTACGGCAGGGTCTTCTCCGCCGTCATGAACGCCGGACGCAAGCCCCGGGGAGCTCGAGCCGTGGATCTGCTGATCGCCGCCACCGCCGTGGCTGAGGGTCTCCCCCTCTTCACCCGCAACCCCGACGACTTCCGAGCGCTCGACGACCTCATCGAGATCCACGCCGTGTAA
- a CDS encoding arylsulfatase, whose protein sequence is MALRTYPEGGEHPGPIGRTIAESEPAWPVPPSTPDGAPNVLVVLFDDLGFAQLGCFGGLAGRIRTPHLDRLAARGLRFQNFHTTALCSPSRAALLTGRNHHSVGVATIMERATGYPGYNGRIPKDTAMLPAVLRRHGYATMALGKWHLTPDEHVSPAGPFDRFPLGQGFDRYYGFLGGETSQWEPDLWEDNHRVDAPGRPEDGYHLSEDLVDHAIEWITGLKAVAPSRPFFTYLAFGATHSPHHAPADHIEAYRGVFDDGWDVIRAETLDAQKAAGIVPEGTVLPPRNPGVEAWDDLSDDHRRLFSRQMEVFAAMVTHTDEQIGRLLDFLDRGGLREDTLVMVLSDNGASAEGARLGRCDSFGYVNGVVESLEEMVGRLDTWGTPHTHPHYASGWAMAGNTPNRMYKAFVHEGGTRDPLILSWPGHLTDEGAIRSQFHHICDLAPTILEAIGLEWPDQVDGHLQRPVEGTSLLYTLTEPDAPTRKRRQYFEMFAHRAIWADGWKAVALHWSNAMVLRLGQVDHELHDGDHDADVWELYHLDEDISEMRDLAAEHPEKLAELVDLWWSEAEQHQVLPLDDTLLERLLAERPTVFEPRETYTYAGRVRLPRQGSPVLRDCSYTIHAEVEVPDGDGRGEGVIVSCGGSDGGISLCVLDGRVHFVSNFLGKEHTVATSRSTVRPGPLVLDVAFERTSPNAGRVRLSLDGEVEAEAEVAHTNPIAFSSSEGIEVGTDGVTAVWPRYHSPFAFDGTIDRVVLSTARPEQRPTPEQAAAEAREAMLRQ, encoded by the coding sequence ATGGCCCTGCGCACCTACCCCGAGGGCGGCGAGCACCCGGGACCGATCGGCCGGACCATCGCCGAGTCCGAGCCCGCCTGGCCGGTCCCACCCTCCACGCCCGACGGCGCCCCCAACGTGCTGGTCGTCCTCTTCGACGACCTCGGCTTCGCCCAGCTCGGCTGCTTCGGCGGCCTCGCCGGCCGCATCCGCACCCCCCACCTCGACCGCCTGGCCGCGCGGGGCCTGCGCTTCCAGAACTTCCACACCACCGCGCTGTGCAGCCCGAGCCGGGCCGCGCTGCTGACCGGCCGCAACCACCACAGCGTGGGCGTGGCCACGATCATGGAGCGGGCCACCGGCTACCCCGGCTACAACGGCCGCATCCCCAAGGACACGGCCATGCTGCCGGCGGTCCTGCGCCGGCACGGCTACGCCACCATGGCCCTCGGCAAGTGGCACCTCACCCCCGACGAGCACGTGTCGCCCGCCGGGCCCTTCGACCGCTTCCCGCTGGGCCAGGGCTTCGACCGCTACTACGGCTTCCTCGGCGGCGAGACGTCGCAGTGGGAGCCCGACCTGTGGGAGGACAACCACCGGGTCGACGCGCCCGGCCGCCCCGAGGACGGCTACCACCTCAGCGAGGACCTCGTGGACCACGCCATCGAGTGGATCACCGGCCTCAAGGCGGTGGCGCCGAGCCGGCCCTTCTTCACCTACCTGGCCTTCGGCGCCACGCACTCCCCGCATCACGCGCCCGCCGACCACATCGAGGCCTACCGCGGCGTCTTCGACGACGGGTGGGACGTCATCCGGGCCGAGACCCTCGACGCCCAGAAGGCGGCGGGGATCGTGCCCGAGGGCACGGTCCTGCCCCCCCGCAACCCCGGGGTCGAGGCGTGGGACGACCTGAGCGACGACCACCGGCGCCTGTTCAGCCGGCAGATGGAGGTCTTCGCGGCGATGGTGACCCACACCGACGAGCAGATCGGCCGACTGCTCGACTTCCTCGACCGCGGCGGTCTCCGCGAGGACACGCTGGTCATGGTCCTCAGCGACAACGGGGCCAGCGCCGAGGGGGCCCGGTTGGGCCGGTGCGACTCGTTCGGCTACGTGAACGGCGTGGTCGAGAGCCTCGAGGAGATGGTCGGCCGCCTCGACACCTGGGGGACGCCGCACACCCACCCTCACTACGCGTCCGGCTGGGCCATGGCCGGCAACACCCCGAACCGGATGTACAAGGCCTTCGTCCACGAGGGCGGCACGCGCGACCCGCTCATCCTGTCGTGGCCCGGCCATCTCACCGACGAGGGCGCGATCCGCTCCCAGTTCCACCACATCTGCGACCTCGCCCCGACCATCCTCGAGGCCATCGGGCTCGAGTGGCCCGACCAGGTGGACGGCCACCTCCAGCGACCGGTGGAGGGGACGAGCCTGCTCTACACGCTCACCGAGCCCGACGCGCCGACGCGCAAGCGCCGGCAGTACTTCGAGATGTTCGCCCACCGGGCCATCTGGGCCGATGGGTGGAAGGCCGTGGCCCTGCACTGGTCGAACGCCATGGTCCTGCGCCTCGGCCAGGTCGATCACGAGCTCCACGACGGGGACCACGACGCCGACGTGTGGGAGCTCTACCACCTCGACGAGGACATCTCCGAGATGCGCGACCTCGCCGCGGAGCACCCCGAGAAGCTGGCCGAGCTGGTCGACCTCTGGTGGTCCGAGGCCGAGCAGCATCAGGTGCTCCCGCTCGACGACACGCTGCTCGAACGGCTGCTGGCCGAACGCCCGACCGTGTTCGAACCGCGCGAGACCTACACCTACGCCGGACGGGTTCGCCTGCCGCGCCAGGGCTCACCGGTCCTGCGGGACTGCTCGTACACGATCCACGCCGAGGTCGAGGTGCCCGACGGGGACGGCCGAGGCGAGGGGGTGATCGTGTCGTGCGGCGGCAGCGACGGCGGCATCTCACTGTGCGTGCTCGATGGCCGGGTGCACTTCGTCAGCAACTTCCTCGGCAAGGAGCACACGGTGGCGACGTCCCGCTCGACGGTGCGCCCGGGACCGCTCGTGCTCGACGTCGCCTTCGAGCGCACGTCGCCCAACGCCGGCCGTGTGCGCCTGTCGCTCGACGGCGAGGTCGAGGCCGAGGCCGAGGTGGCCCACACGAACCCCATCGCGTTCTCCTCGTCCGAGGGGATCGAGGTGGGCACCGACGGGGTGACCGCGGTCTGGCCGCGCTACCACTCGCCCTTCGCGTTCGACGGCACCATCGACCGGGTCGTGCTGTCGACCGCCCGGCCCGAGCAGCGCCCCACCCCGGAGCAGGCCGCGGCCGAGGCCCGGGAGGCCATGCTCCGCCAGTAG
- a CDS encoding VOC family protein, protein MPPAITGISHVDLSVIDLEASTRWYTELLGMVPLFGGRNEPYDYEVQYLMEPTSGVIIGLEQHDANPGTPFDERRVGLDHLSFNVATRELLDAWRDHLDALGVSHTGITEEDNWDVLVLRDPDNIQLEFILLKLDADAVLGG, encoded by the coding sequence ATGCCGCCGGCCATCACCGGGATCTCGCACGTCGACCTCAGCGTCATCGACCTCGAGGCCAGCACGCGCTGGTACACCGAGCTGCTGGGCATGGTCCCGCTGTTCGGCGGGCGCAACGAGCCCTACGACTACGAGGTGCAGTACCTGATGGAGCCGACGTCGGGCGTGATCATCGGCCTTGAGCAGCACGACGCCAATCCCGGCACCCCGTTCGACGAGCGCCGTGTCGGCCTCGACCACCTCAGCTTCAATGTCGCCACCCGCGAGCTTCTCGACGCCTGGCGGGACCACCTCGACGCCCTGGGCGTGTCCCACACCGGGATCACCGAGGAGGACAACTGGGACGTGCTGGTCCTGCGCGACCCGGACAACATCCAGCTCGAGTTCATCCTCCTCAAGCTCGACGCCGACGCCGTCCTGGGCGGCTGA
- a CDS encoding molybdopterin-dependent oxidoreductase, translated as MSSIPPPRGAGTHLRTCPLCEATCGLAIEVEDGAVRRIRGDRDDVFSHGYLCPKGSSLKHLHEDPDRLRTPLIKEDGRFRPASWDEAFAVIDERVRPILDEHGKDAVALYSGNPWSHNYETIVYTPSLYGAVGRNRFAAASVDQRPREIVSSVHFGARTAFPVPDLDRTDLLVLLGTDPLESNGSLATAPDWPGRLAAIRARGGRLIVIDPRRSKTAEVADEHLAIVPGTDAALLVGLAHTLFDEGLVRPGPAGEWVDGLDAAGAALAPFTPEVVADTCGITPDRIRALARDLATTERSALHGRLGTCLADLATLSSWLLDVVNIAAGNLDRPGGVMFSRPAALGFNTTGRPGVGMGTDYGNVRSRVRGLPGAFDQLPVACLAEEIETPGDGQVRALVTIAGNPVLSTPNSDRLAAALDRLDLMVSVDLYLNETTRHADVILPVPSHLERSHYDVAFYQFAIRNIANYSPPVLERTDDLPPEWQTLVRLTGVLQGKGPDPDVAAMDDELAGLLALLATADPFSPVHGWDPADVLAALEPRTGPERILDLNLRIGPYGDGFGTRPAGDGPGLSLDVLLAHPHGVDLGPLEPRLPDMLRTPTGRIDLATPEFVADLDRLHARLDEDRPPLVLIGRRHLRSNNSWQHNTPTLVKGRERCVLAMHPDDAAARGLGDGDRALLRTDLAELTVTVDVTDAVMAGVVSLPYGWGHDLDGARLSVASTRPGVNVNRLAGNDRVDPLSGNPHLNGFPVEVTAAPPEPDPAGG; from the coding sequence CGCCGAGGGGCGCCGGCACCCACCTGCGGACCTGTCCGCTGTGCGAGGCCACGTGCGGGCTTGCGATCGAGGTGGAGGACGGCGCCGTGCGCCGCATCCGGGGCGACCGCGACGACGTCTTCTCCCACGGCTACCTCTGCCCCAAGGGCTCGTCGCTGAAGCACCTCCACGAGGACCCGGACCGGCTCCGGACCCCCCTGATCAAGGAAGACGGCCGCTTCCGGCCCGCCTCCTGGGACGAGGCCTTCGCCGTGATCGACGAGCGGGTGCGGCCGATCCTCGACGAGCATGGCAAGGACGCCGTCGCGCTCTACAGCGGCAATCCGTGGTCCCACAACTACGAGACCATCGTCTACACGCCGTCGCTCTACGGCGCCGTCGGCCGCAACCGCTTCGCCGCCGCCAGCGTCGACCAGCGCCCCCGCGAGATCGTCTCCAGCGTCCACTTCGGGGCCCGCACGGCCTTCCCCGTGCCCGACCTCGACCGCACGGACCTGCTCGTACTGCTCGGCACCGACCCGCTCGAGTCGAACGGCAGCCTCGCCACCGCGCCCGACTGGCCGGGTCGGCTCGCCGCCATCCGGGCCCGTGGCGGCCGCCTCATCGTGATCGACCCCCGCCGGTCCAAGACCGCCGAGGTCGCCGACGAGCACCTCGCCATCGTCCCCGGCACCGACGCCGCGCTCCTGGTCGGGCTCGCCCACACCCTCTTCGACGAAGGCCTCGTCCGCCCGGGGCCGGCGGGGGAGTGGGTCGACGGCCTCGACGCCGCCGGCGCCGCCCTGGCCCCCTTCACCCCCGAGGTGGTGGCCGACACCTGCGGCATCACCCCGGACCGGATCCGGGCCCTCGCCCGCGACCTGGCCACGACCGAGCGGTCCGCCCTCCACGGCCGCCTCGGCACCTGCCTGGCCGACCTCGCCACCCTGTCGTCGTGGCTGCTCGACGTGGTCAACATCGCCGCCGGCAACCTCGACCGGCCCGGCGGCGTGATGTTCAGCCGCCCCGCCGCCCTCGGGTTCAACACCACCGGGAGACCCGGGGTCGGCATGGGCACCGACTACGGGAACGTCCGCAGTCGGGTGAGGGGCCTCCCCGGCGCCTTCGACCAGCTCCCCGTGGCCTGTCTCGCCGAGGAGATTGAGACCCCCGGCGACGGCCAGGTCCGGGCCCTCGTCACCATCGCCGGCAACCCCGTCCTGTCCACGCCCAACAGCGACCGCCTGGCAGCCGCCCTCGACCGCCTCGACCTCATGGTCTCGGTGGACCTCTACCTGAACGAGACCACCCGCCACGCCGACGTGATCCTGCCGGTGCCGTCGCACCTCGAGCGCAGCCACTACGACGTGGCCTTCTACCAGTTCGCCATCCGCAACATCGCCAACTACTCACCGCCCGTCCTGGAGCGTACCGACGACCTGCCCCCGGAGTGGCAGACGCTGGTGCGCCTCACCGGCGTCCTCCAAGGCAAGGGCCCGGACCCCGACGTGGCCGCGATGGACGACGAGCTCGCCGGCCTGCTCGCCCTCCTCGCCACGGCCGACCCCTTCAGCCCCGTGCACGGCTGGGACCCCGCCGACGTGCTGGCCGCGCTCGAGCCCCGCACCGGCCCCGAGCGCATCCTCGACCTCAACCTGCGCATCGGGCCCTACGGCGACGGCTTCGGCACCCGGCCCGCCGGCGACGGTCCTGGCCTCTCCCTCGACGTCCTGCTGGCCCACCCCCACGGCGTGGACCTCGGCCCGCTCGAGCCCCGCCTGCCCGACATGCTGCGCACCCCGACCGGCCGCATCGACCTGGCCACTCCCGAGTTCGTGGCCGACCTCGACCGGCTCCATGCACGCCTCGACGAGGACCGCCCGCCCCTGGTGCTGATCGGGCGCCGCCACCTCCGCTCGAACAACTCGTGGCAGCACAACACGCCGACGCTGGTGAAGGGCCGGGAGCGGTGCGTCCTGGCGATGCATCCCGACGACGCCGCCGCCCGGGGCCTCGGCGACGGCGACCGCGCCCTCCTGCGCACCGACCTGGCCGAGCTGACGGTCACCGTCGACGTCACCGACGCGGTCATGGCCGGTGTGGTGAGCCTGCCCTACGGGTGGGGCCACGACCTCGACGGCGCCCGACTGTCGGTGGCCTCGACCCGGCCGGGGGTCAACGTCAACCGCCTCGCCGGCAACGACCGGGTCGACCCTCTCTCGGGCAACCCCCACCTCAACGGCTTCCCCGTCGAGGTCACGGCGGCGCCGCCCGAGCCCGACCCTGCCGGCGGTTGA
- a CDS encoding DUF427 domain-containing protein has protein sequence MTAGHTITIAPADLHVTVTVDGETVAETDRPVLLDETGLPTRYYLRREDVNVELRPTSFATHCPFKGDASYWSVAVGEQVHDGIAWSYEAPIPGAEQITGLVCFFPERADITVAPAA, from the coding sequence ATGACCGCCGGCCACACCATCACCATTGCCCCTGCCGACCTGCACGTCACCGTCACCGTCGACGGGGAAACCGTCGCCGAGACCGACCGACCGGTCCTGCTCGACGAGACCGGCCTTCCCACCCGCTACTACCTGCGCCGCGAGGACGTGAACGTCGAGCTCCGTCCCACCAGCTTCGCCACTCACTGCCCCTTCAAGGGCGACGCGTCCTACTGGTCGGTGGCGGTCGGCGAGCAGGTGCACGACGGCATCGCCTGGAGCTACGAGGCGCCCATCCCCGGCGCCGAGCAGATCACCGGCCTGGTGTGCTTCTTCCCCGAGCGGGCCGACATCACGGTGGCACCGGCCGCCTGA
- a CDS encoding type II toxin-antitoxin system prevent-host-death family antitoxin yields the protein MAGEINQRELRNDSGRIMRALAEGESFIVTRNGEPVGELTPLRRHRFVRAEAATELFRSAAPVDPVRLRHDLDQIADQDIDPRG from the coding sequence GTGGCTGGTGAGATCAATCAACGAGAGCTTCGAAACGACAGCGGGCGGATCATGCGGGCGCTCGCTGAAGGCGAGTCGTTCATCGTCACTCGGAACGGCGAACCGGTCGGTGAGCTGACCCCACTGCGCCGACACCGCTTCGTGCGGGCCGAGGCCGCCACGGAGCTCTTCCGAAGCGCTGCCCCGGTCGACCCCGTCCGACTCCGCCACGACCTCGACCAGATCGCGGATCAGGACATCGACCCTCGTGGCTAG